A portion of the Agrobacterium tumefaciens genome contains these proteins:
- a CDS encoding SAM-dependent methyltransferase — protein MNMLAFAINAAERAPLSDNMTLAGIDMLCARTKRRLAGVPAAEENAFVSDMAKFPVATHTDEANRQHYEVPAEFFAIVLGAQRKYSCCFYPNAQTTLDEAETLALEETVSHARLQDGMNILELGCGWGSLSLYMAGRFPNARITSVSNSASQREYIIERANERGLSNLSVVTADMNDFTTDERFDRVVSVEMFEHMSNWQALFERVRSWLTPEGKFFLHVFNHRDRSYRFDHGNRADWIAQHFFTGGIMPAFDLPHRFPALFTVEQEWRWSGSHYRRTALDWLGNFDREIDRIRPILQRVYGNDARLWERRWRLFFLATAGLFGHEDGKVWGVGHYLMARV, from the coding sequence ATGAACATGCTCGCATTCGCCATCAATGCTGCCGAACGCGCACCGCTGAGTGACAATATGACGCTTGCCGGCATCGACATGCTCTGCGCGCGCACCAAACGGCGACTTGCCGGCGTTCCGGCGGCGGAAGAAAACGCTTTTGTGTCTGATATGGCGAAATTTCCCGTCGCCACGCACACCGACGAGGCGAACAGGCAGCACTACGAGGTGCCGGCTGAATTCTTTGCAATCGTCCTTGGCGCGCAAAGAAAATATTCCTGCTGCTTTTATCCCAATGCTCAGACAACGCTGGATGAGGCTGAAACATTGGCGCTGGAGGAGACTGTTTCCCATGCCCGATTGCAGGACGGGATGAATATTCTCGAACTCGGCTGCGGCTGGGGTTCGCTCTCCCTTTATATGGCCGGCCGGTTTCCCAATGCGCGGATCACGTCCGTTTCGAACTCGGCTTCGCAGCGCGAATATATAATCGAACGTGCAAATGAGCGTGGCCTGTCGAACCTCTCGGTGGTGACGGCCGATATGAATGATTTCACAACTGATGAGCGTTTCGACCGTGTCGTATCGGTAGAAATGTTCGAGCACATGTCGAACTGGCAGGCATTGTTCGAGCGCGTCCGCTCGTGGCTGACGCCCGAGGGCAAGTTCTTCCTTCATGTCTTCAATCACCGGGATCGATCCTATCGTTTCGACCATGGCAACCGGGCGGACTGGATCGCGCAGCATTTCTTCACCGGCGGCATTATGCCTGCCTTCGATCTTCCTCACCGTTTCCCGGCGCTTTTCACCGTGGAACAGGAGTGGCGCTGGTCGGGATCACATTATCGCCGGACGGCCCTCGACTGGCTTGGAAATTTCGACCGGGAGATCGACCGTATCCGACCGATCCTGCAGAGGGTCTATGGCAACGATGCGCGCTTGTGGGAACGGCGTTGGAGACTGTTCTTCCTCGCGACGGCAGGTCTTTTCGGGCACGAAGACGGTAAGGTCTGGGGCGTTGGACACTACCTCATGGCGCGCGTCTAG
- a CDS encoding putative bifunctional diguanylate cyclase/phosphodiesterase: MPFQKTKDREEYSQHLLLLCRVAAWMGVALATGWFVFFILTERWGIALSLLILGVAIVPCWLTCLMGHFSLGLILAQSACILFVCWYSVAIDVSDDIVPRTTHLYLLVIIFVGYMNFQRQRSATQFLVIAASLAAFVYFCASAARFSFSTPMPQDVRSISAWFNSVFAALMLCGGVAAMQAQFRSHTKKALELRSALSNGQFELFYQAQVRADGTLLGAEALLRWNHPKRGYIPPADFIALAQQTGFMPTIGAWVIAEACKTLARWQENPATQNLTLSINITADHFVDAGFSGQLLDAASSQGIKPQLLKLELTESVFLFDIEAAIAKMKLLDRSGFTISLDDFGTGYSSLSYLRQLPLKQIKIDRSFVTGVTESGRMATITRNIVQMGHDLSLEVLAEGVETEAELRMMLSYGCRLFQGYLFARPTSLVEFEQYAARPSS, translated from the coding sequence ATGCCTTTTCAGAAAACAAAAGACCGAGAGGAATATTCGCAGCATCTTCTTCTCCTGTGTCGAGTTGCAGCCTGGATGGGCGTGGCGCTGGCGACTGGCTGGTTCGTGTTTTTCATTCTCACGGAAAGATGGGGCATTGCGCTCAGCCTCCTCATTCTGGGGGTTGCGATCGTGCCGTGCTGGCTGACTTGCCTGATGGGCCACTTTTCCCTCGGACTCATCCTGGCTCAGAGCGCCTGCATCCTGTTCGTCTGCTGGTATTCCGTCGCTATCGATGTCTCCGACGATATCGTACCGAGGACGACGCATCTCTACCTGCTCGTCATCATCTTCGTCGGCTACATGAATTTTCAACGCCAGCGTTCCGCCACCCAGTTTCTGGTCATCGCGGCAAGTCTCGCGGCCTTTGTTTATTTCTGCGCGTCCGCCGCGCGTTTTTCGTTCAGCACTCCCATGCCGCAGGATGTGCGCAGCATCAGCGCCTGGTTCAACAGCGTTTTCGCAGCGTTGATGCTGTGTGGCGGTGTCGCCGCCATGCAGGCGCAGTTTCGCAGTCATACGAAAAAAGCCCTGGAACTGCGCTCCGCGCTTTCGAATGGCCAGTTTGAACTTTTCTACCAGGCGCAGGTCCGCGCAGACGGCACGCTGCTTGGCGCAGAGGCGCTGTTGCGGTGGAACCACCCGAAAAGGGGATACATCCCGCCAGCCGATTTCATCGCGCTTGCGCAGCAAACCGGTTTCATGCCGACAATCGGCGCTTGGGTCATTGCCGAAGCCTGCAAGACACTTGCGAGATGGCAGGAGAACCCGGCAACCCAGAATCTCACCTTGTCGATCAACATCACTGCCGATCATTTCGTCGACGCGGGATTTTCCGGGCAGCTTCTTGATGCCGCCTCGTCTCAGGGCATCAAGCCACAGCTTCTCAAGCTGGAGCTGACCGAGAGCGTTTTCCTATTCGACATAGAAGCAGCGATCGCGAAAATGAAGCTCCTTGATCGTTCCGGCTTCACGATTTCACTCGACGATTTCGGCACTGGCTACTCCTCACTGAGCTACCTGCGGCAATTGCCGCTCAAACAGATCAAGATTGATCGCAGCTTCGTGACGGGGGTGACCGAAAGCGGGCGTATGGCGACAATCACGCGAAACATCGTCCAGATGGGGCACGACCTTTCACTGGAAGTTCTGGCCGAAGGCGTGGAGACCGAGGCGGAACTGCGGATGATGCTGTCCTACGGCTGCCGATTGTTTCAGGGCTATCTTTTTGCGAGGCCGACGAGCCTCGTCGAATTCGAGCAATATGCCGCCCGCCCATCGTCCTGA
- a CDS encoding GNAT family N-acetyltransferase, producing MNPENYLPIKTDRLILRKFQAADLASYADYHTRDDVYRFLYAAPPSDDAVKTQFAALLEAPFTEDGDTLRLAVTRSDDDTLIGEVLLKIASKAALQAEVGYVFNPDFSGKGYATEAVRAMISLGFETLGYHRIFARLDALNHGSIGVVERLGLRKEAHLIENDRFGGTWGDEFIYATLKREWASSP from the coding sequence ATGAACCCTGAGAACTACCTACCGATAAAGACCGACCGGCTGATCCTTCGTAAATTCCAGGCCGCTGATCTCGCATCATACGCCGATTACCACACGCGCGATGACGTCTACCGTTTCCTCTATGCCGCACCGCCTTCGGATGATGCGGTGAAAACGCAATTCGCAGCGCTGCTCGAGGCTCCGTTCACAGAGGACGGCGATACGTTGCGACTTGCCGTTACGCGCAGCGACGACGACACGTTGATCGGCGAAGTCCTGCTTAAAATCGCGAGCAAGGCGGCTTTGCAAGCGGAAGTCGGTTATGTCTTCAATCCTGATTTTTCAGGTAAGGGATATGCGACGGAAGCCGTCCGGGCCATGATAAGCCTCGGCTTCGAGACGCTCGGATATCACCGGATTTTCGCGCGGCTGGATGCCCTGAACCACGGATCGATCGGCGTTGTTGAACGCCTTGGCCTGCGCAAAGAAGCGCATTTGATCGAGAATGACCGGTTTGGCGGCACCTGGGGGGATGAATTCATCTATGCCACCCTGAAGAGGGAGTGGGCGTCTAGCCCGTGA
- the phrB gene encoding (6-4)DNA photolyase has product MSQLVLILGDQLSFSLSSLDGVDKTRDTILLCEVMAEATYVGHHKKKIAFIFSAMRHFAEELRGEGYRVRYTRIDDRDNAGSFSGEVQRALNDLTPSRICVTEAGEWRVKSEIEHFASAFNIEVDIRPDRRFLAGHEEFERWAAGRKSLTMEYFYREMRRKTGLLMNGEEPVGGRWNFDSENRSPAKPDLLRPRHPVFAPDRITRDVIDTVERLFPDNFGKLENFGFAVTRADAERALSAFINDFLMNFGATQDAMLQDDPYLNHSLLSFYINCGLLDALEVCRAAERAYYEGAAPLNAVEGFIRQIIGWREYMRGIYWFAGPDYVDSNFFQNDRPLPGFYWTGKTHMNCMATVITETIENAYAHHIQRLMITGNFALLAGIDPKAVHQWYLEVYADAYEWVELPNVIGMSQFADGGFLGTKPYAASGNYINRMSDYCSSCRYDPKERLGDKACPFNALYWDFLARNRERLKSNHRLAQPYATWYRMSEDVRHDIRAKAALFLNRLS; this is encoded by the coding sequence GTGTCTCAACTGGTCTTGATCCTCGGCGATCAATTATCTTTCTCCCTATCTTCGCTGGATGGTGTCGACAAGACGCGCGACACGATCCTGCTTTGCGAGGTAATGGCGGAGGCTACCTATGTCGGCCATCACAAAAAGAAGATCGCCTTCATCTTTTCCGCCATGCGCCACTTCGCCGAGGAACTGCGTGGCGAAGGATACCGGGTTCGCTACACGCGGATTGATGATCGCGACAATGCGGGCTCCTTCTCCGGCGAGGTGCAGCGGGCGTTAAACGACCTGACCCCTTCCAGGATTTGCGTCACCGAAGCTGGAGAATGGCGCGTCAAATCAGAGATCGAGCACTTCGCCAGTGCCTTCAACATCGAGGTCGATATCCGCCCTGATCGGCGCTTTCTTGCCGGCCATGAGGAGTTCGAGCGCTGGGCGGCCGGGCGCAAAAGCCTGACGATGGAATATTTCTACCGGGAAATGCGTCGCAAGACTGGCCTGTTGATGAATGGCGAAGAGCCGGTCGGTGGACGCTGGAATTTTGACTCGGAAAACCGCAGCCCCGCCAAGCCGGACCTGCTGAGGCCAAGACACCCTGTCTTCGCACCGGACAGGATAACAAGGGATGTCATCGACACCGTCGAGCGGCTGTTTCCCGACAATTTCGGCAAGCTTGAGAACTTTGGTTTCGCCGTCACCCGCGCCGATGCCGAGCGGGCGCTCAGTGCCTTCATAAACGATTTCCTGATGAATTTCGGCGCCACGCAAGATGCCATGCTGCAGGATGACCCGTATCTCAACCACTCGCTTCTGTCTTTTTACATCAATTGCGGGCTGCTGGACGCGCTGGAGGTCTGCAGGGCGGCGGAGCGCGCCTACTACGAGGGCGCGGCACCGCTCAATGCCGTCGAGGGTTTCATTCGCCAGATCATCGGCTGGCGGGAATATATGCGTGGCATCTACTGGTTTGCGGGGCCGGACTATGTCGACAGCAATTTCTTCCAAAACGACAGGCCGCTGCCGGGCTTTTACTGGACGGGCAAAACCCACATGAACTGCATGGCGACCGTAATTACGGAAACCATCGAAAATGCCTATGCTCACCATATCCAGCGCCTGATGATCACGGGAAATTTTGCCCTTCTCGCCGGCATTGATCCGAAGGCCGTTCATCAATGGTATCTGGAGGTCTATGCGGATGCCTATGAATGGGTTGAGCTGCCGAATGTGATCGGCATGAGCCAGTTCGCCGATGGCGGCTTTCTCGGGACAAAGCCCTATGCCGCAAGTGGCAACTACATCAATCGCATGTCGGACTATTGCAGTAGTTGCCGCTATGATCCCAAGGAGCGTCTCGGTGACAAGGCCTGTCCATTCAACGCGCTATACTGGGATTTTCTGGCCCGCAACCGTGAAAGGCTGAAATCCAACCATCGGCTGGCGCAGCCCTATGCCACATGGTACCGGATGAGCGAAGACGTCCGCCATGATATCAGGGCAAAGGCGGCTCTGTTTTTGAACCGCCTGAGCTAA
- a CDS encoding curlin: MTRNVLKLLTVTLLVGGLAPLGFTAPAHAGGRISFDLAPGNSGDGDLFSTGLRAYSLYRDLKDADIRQLGRGNAAGIAQNGRGNLGFIRQRGNGHSATLQQNGNNNAYGIFQYGRNTETNVEQNGDNGSGLTFSYGW, encoded by the coding sequence ATGACCCGCAACGTGTTGAAACTTCTCACCGTTACTCTGCTTGTCGGAGGCCTTGCGCCGCTCGGATTTACGGCTCCCGCCCATGCCGGTGGCCGCATTTCCTTTGACCTCGCGCCCGGCAATTCCGGGGATGGGGATCTGTTCTCAACCGGTCTGCGCGCCTACTCGCTTTATCGCGATCTGAAAGACGCAGACATCCGGCAATTGGGCCGGGGAAATGCGGCAGGCATCGCCCAGAACGGTCGCGGCAATCTCGGCTTTATCCGGCAGCGGGGCAACGGCCATTCCGCAACGCTGCAGCAAAACGGCAATAACAATGCCTATGGCATTTTCCAGTATGGGCGGAACACCGAAACCAACGTGGAGCAGAACGGAGACAACGGCAGCGGCCTGACATTCAGCTACGGCTGGTAA
- the csgH gene encoding curli-like amyloid fiber formation chaperone CsgH produces the protein MPHSVTHPRRLATILAVALLPFGAIAAMSTANDLSEGKLCEIKATPQAGMVRLEAFAKGNTGAGGTYAFHVENSGGSGSSVINQGGGFDAAAGRSQLLSSVTLGAKGAQYKAVLDLEIDGRRFSCTKQVGGD, from the coding sequence ATGCCCCATAGCGTCACACATCCACGCCGCCTGGCGACTATCCTTGCCGTTGCACTCCTTCCCTTCGGCGCCATTGCAGCCATGTCGACCGCAAATGACCTGAGCGAAGGCAAGCTTTGCGAGATCAAGGCAACACCACAGGCGGGCATGGTCAGGCTGGAGGCCTTCGCAAAGGGCAACACCGGTGCTGGAGGTACCTATGCCTTTCACGTCGAAAATTCAGGAGGCAGCGGGAGTTCCGTCATCAACCAGGGCGGCGGCTTTGATGCCGCTGCCGGGCGTTCGCAACTTCTGAGTTCCGTAACGCTTGGCGCGAAGGGAGCGCAGTACAAGGCAGTGCTGGATCTCGAAATCGATGGCAGGCGCTTCAGCTGCACGAAGCAGGTTGGCGGCGACTAG
- a CDS encoding curlin yields MIRTSFVAIALSALVGFTATAPAMANDVRIEQYGWSNSAGGAQEGYGNRIRTYQNGGYNRIVGHQYGRHNLSAVGQEGHDNYGSTYQNGSRNVAGIGQFGSNHTTILTQDGNGNIAAGVQVGRGCSANVNQGGNDNVAAFVQACP; encoded by the coding sequence ATGATCCGTACGTCTTTCGTTGCAATTGCACTCTCCGCTCTCGTTGGCTTCACCGCCACGGCCCCCGCCATGGCCAACGATGTGCGCATCGAACAATATGGCTGGTCGAACTCTGCCGGTGGCGCACAGGAAGGTTATGGCAACCGGATCCGCACCTACCAGAACGGCGGCTATAACCGGATCGTCGGCCATCAATATGGTCGTCACAACCTTTCGGCTGTCGGTCAGGAGGGGCATGACAATTACGGCTCCACCTATCAGAACGGCAGCCGCAACGTGGCGGGCATCGGCCAGTTCGGCTCCAACCACACCACCATCCTGACCCAGGACGGCAACGGCAACATCGCGGCTGGCGTTCAGGTTGGCCGTGGCTGCAGCGCCAATGTGAACCAGGGCGGTAATGACAATGTCGCGGCCTTCGTGCAGGCCTGCCCTTAA
- a CDS encoding lipocalin family protein, with amino-acid sequence MLRYCNRVIGALTFSLFLFAGFAVSAAPKPVAVGLDHYRGTWLEIGRTPMLLTDGCVAGYSTYRQGASADEVLIEDGCRAGNPNGRLKTVNGVGKIEDFGSTNAKMRVRYPLFITFNYWVFYKSPDKSWFISANPSTGDVWIYARNIPSKTKLNKMITKARELGYDVSKLEFPVQK; translated from the coding sequence ATGCTTAGATATTGTAACCGCGTGATTGGTGCCCTGACATTTTCGCTGTTTCTGTTTGCCGGTTTTGCGGTTTCCGCAGCCCCCAAACCAGTTGCCGTGGGTCTCGATCATTACCGCGGTACCTGGCTTGAAATCGGCCGTACACCCATGTTGCTGACAGATGGATGTGTTGCAGGATATTCCACCTATCGGCAGGGAGCATCGGCGGATGAAGTGCTGATAGAAGATGGCTGTCGAGCAGGAAATCCGAATGGTCGCCTCAAGACGGTGAACGGCGTCGGCAAGATCGAGGATTTCGGATCAACCAATGCGAAGATGCGCGTTCGCTACCCTCTTTTCATCACATTCAATTATTGGGTTTTCTACAAATCGCCTGATAAGTCCTGGTTCATCAGCGCCAACCCGTCGACCGGCGATGTGTGGATCTACGCCCGCAACATCCCGTCCAAAACGAAGCTCAATAAAATGATCACGAAAGCACGTGAGCTTGGCTACGACGTCAGCAAGCTCGAATTCCCGGTCCAGAAATAA
- a CDS encoding SDR family oxidoreductase — protein sequence MMQSLENGYRAIVLGASGGIGGALLSYFEADPRCAFALPLSRSVDGLDITNETRVREVAARLEAQRGSFDLIFNATGALTVDGAGPEKSIRAIDEVQMARQFAVNAIGPALLLKYFTPLLRRDRRSIFASLSARVGSIGDNRLGGWISYRASKAAQNQIIRTAAIEIARTNPQAIIVALHPGTVETSLSQQFSKGKDLFTPQQSAARLMETIDGLTPAQTGQFFAYDGSRIEW from the coding sequence ATTATGCAGTCGCTTGAAAATGGCTACAGGGCGATCGTCTTGGGCGCATCCGGCGGCATTGGTGGAGCCCTGTTGTCGTACTTCGAGGCCGACCCTCGTTGCGCGTTCGCCTTGCCGCTCTCGCGAAGCGTCGATGGTCTCGACATAACGAACGAAACCAGAGTGCGCGAAGTTGCCGCCCGTCTGGAGGCTCAGCGCGGCTCCTTCGACCTGATATTCAATGCAACCGGTGCCTTGACGGTCGATGGTGCCGGTCCTGAAAAATCGATAAGGGCGATCGACGAAGTTCAAATGGCGAGGCAGTTTGCGGTCAATGCCATAGGCCCCGCTTTGCTGCTCAAGTATTTCACCCCGCTTCTGCGCAGAGACAGGCGAAGCATTTTCGCCTCCCTGTCCGCGCGCGTTGGCTCGATTGGCGACAACAGATTGGGCGGATGGATCTCCTACAGAGCATCCAAGGCCGCTCAAAATCAGATCATCCGAACCGCAGCCATCGAAATCGCCCGCACAAACCCACAGGCCATCATCGTGGCGCTTCATCCCGGAACAGTCGAAACAAGCCTGTCCCAGCAATTTTCGAAGGGCAAAGACTTGTTCACCCCGCAGCAGTCTGCCGCGCGACTGATGGAAACAATCGATGGTCTCACACCGGCACAAACAGGGCAGTTTTTTGCCTATGACGGTTCGAGGATCGAATGGTGA